The bacterium DNA segment TGTGAAAAACTTGGATTAAGAAATATAGAACAGTTCGGAAATTATAATAATATGCTCTTAGGGTTTACCGGCACTCTCCCCACTTCTTTAAACCTAAAAGAGTTTAAGCAACTTGTATCTAAATCAATTGGTAAAATAGTTGGCACAATGGATTTTGGTAAAACAAAGGTTAGTTCTGTGGCAGTTGTTTCAGGTGGTGCTGCCTCAAACATACTTGAAGCAGCAGAGTTGGGTATAGATGTTTTTTTAACAGGTGAACCAGAACTAACAGCATACCATATTGCCCAAGAATGCAGGATAAATGCAGTTTTTGCAGGCCATTACTCTACAGAAGTTTTTGGAGTGAAGGCAGTTGCGCGTCTTTTGCAAGAAGAATTTTCAATTAAAGCAGAATTTATAGATACAAAAACCCCTTTTTAACCCATCTCTTGTTTCCATAAACGAATTTATATTGACGTTAGATAAATAGAGTGGTATTATATTACCGGGTAATACAAAAAAAGAAAAAGGGAGTTATAAAATGAGGACAAGAGAAGTTATGACGATTTCTTTGTCTGCGTCTCTTTTGAAAGAAATTGAGGAACGAGCAGAAAAA contains these protein-coding regions:
- a CDS encoding Nif3-like dinuclear metal center hexameric protein, producing MVKLKTIVDFLDTELKIKYFEDASHNGLQVENSGNIKKVCVGVDASLEFFTLASKEDADLLICHHGLSWKDSLKRITGMNYNRLKFLIENDIALYAAHLPLDAHPELGNNIQICEKLGLRNIEQFGNYNNMLLGFTGTLPTSLNLKEFKQLVSKSIGKIVGTMDFGKTKVSSVAVVSGGAASNILEAAELGIDVFLTGEPELTAYHIAQECRINAVFAGHYSTEVFGVKAVARLLQEEFSIKAEFIDTKTPF